The nucleotide sequence AGAGGATTTCACATTACAATGAAATCCCCCAATAATTAATCCATATTCTCTTGCAGTTTGACCATGTTATACCAGCTAACTCCACCATGCTGTGATTCAGAAATGCCATAGTTTACAAAGCCAAGTTTTTCATAAAAAGACACCAATTCCTGTTTGCATGTTAACGTAATTCCTTGTCGCTCATTTTCTTTGACAAGCTGCTCCATTTTATTGAGTAACATCCGCGCAATTCCTTGATTTCTTGCTTTTTTAGAAACAGCTACGCCTAATATACTTTGGTAGCCACCCTTTTTTGGATTTTCATTAATTTCTTCAAAAAGGTCATCCGTTATGTATAACTGAGGGATTACAGGGCCGTTAATGTAACCAATGATCTCTCCATCTCTTTCAGCGACAATAAACGTATCCACGATCAGATGAATTCTTTCCACGAAGGCCTCCCTTGTGGCAGCCTCTTCTTTTGTAAATCCTTCATTTTCTATAACGACCAGTTCTTCTAAGTCTGTTTTTTGCACATTTCTTAATGTAATCATGTTGTTCCAAACTCCTTTATATAGCCATTTACT is from Solibacillus isronensis and encodes:
- a CDS encoding GNAT family N-acetyltransferase gives rise to the protein MITLRNVQKTDLEELVVIENEGFTKEEAATREAFVERIHLIVDTFIVAERDGEIIGYINGPVIPQLYITDDLFEEINENPKKGGYQSILGVAVSKKARNQGIARMLLNKMEQLVKENERQGITLTCKQELVSFYEKLGFVNYGISESQHGGVSWYNMVKLQENMD